The Loxodonta africana isolate mLoxAfr1 chromosome 23, mLoxAfr1.hap2, whole genome shotgun sequence genome has a segment encoding these proteins:
- the SPTSSB gene encoding serine palmitoyltransferase small subunit B has protein sequence MDFRRVKEYFSWIYYQYQIISCCAVLEPWEQSMFNTILLTIFAMVVYTAYVFIPIHIRLAWEFFSKIYGLHTTISN, from the coding sequence ATGGATTTCAGGCGTGTAAAGGAATATTTCTCCTGGATCTACTATCAATACCAAATTATTAGTTGCTGtgctgttttggagccctgggagCAATCTATGTTCAATACCATCTTACTAACCATTTTTGCTATGGTGGTGTACACTGCCTATGTCTTTATCCCAATCCACATTCGCCTGGCTTGGGAATTCTTCTCAAAAATATATGGATTACATACTACAATTTCTAACTGA